The following proteins are co-located in the Dromaius novaehollandiae isolate bDroNov1 chromosome 10, bDroNov1.hap1, whole genome shotgun sequence genome:
- the RFX7 gene encoding DNA-binding protein RFX7 isoform X3: MSSSRAQQMHAFSWIRNTLEEHPETSLPKQEVYDEYKSYCDNLGYHPLSAADFGKIMKNVFPNMKARRLGTRGKSKYCYSGLRKKAFVHMPTLPNLDFHKTGDGLDGTEPSGQLQSADEEVVSAACRLVCEWAQKVLSQPFDTVLELARFLVKSHYIGTKSMAALTVMAGAPAGIKGIPQPSAFIPTAESNSFQPQVKTLSSPVDAKQQLQRKIQKKQQEQKLQSPLPGESPAKKTEGTTANGVASISNGSPAILSPQPIGIVVAAVPSPIPVPRTRQLVTSPSPMGSSDSKVLPLNVQVVTQHMQSVKQSPKTPQNVPASPVGDRSARHRYPQILPKPANTSALTIRSPTTVLFTSSPIKTVVPAPHVNSLNVVKMTAISLAPSSGSVPVKQTPSVNSSAGAAEEVRTAPQIKNGSVVSLQSPGSKPSTVVATPAVEIKLEPEALLDENPVQGQESSEVSKSIKGAPSLPAAQQINFEVATLKVSADGVVEAKTAKGCDQGAEEARTKYKTQSDEITPVSSAGNNQSTLKLSVASQNLSSTSIGSPPTGDSTIKDKTCTKSPRKRQPSTLQDSQVPPVKKPLVGQLSAGNALEGQKANSVKKAPKVVSLANSDNTAALAQVPSKVNSAASANLVTDCSLNTNVNTSDSALGQQLAAAAAASPDIKVKLEGNMFITENDSKSDGSFNPNTWHHITKTSDFASVNCEQQQDISVMTIAAHSGSSDLPESAWEPVHCEGIQQDVYNQQLQNQIQDSSLGQMQAQSSNQLPLQSELKEFEHTVPQSNENFFSFDDDLTQDSIVEELVLMEEQMSMNNSHPYSGCLGMALQSQTAAQGAPVSSHPGSAHFYHSIHNNSTPIHTPTPTPTPTPTPTPTPTPTSEMIAGSQNVSRESPCSRLAQTTPVDSALGSSRHTPIGTPHSNCSSSVPPSPVECRNPFAFTPISSSMAYHDASIVSSSPVKPMQRPMATHPDKTKLEWMNNGYGGVSNSSVASHGILTSYQELVEDRFRKPHAFAVPGQSYQSQPRHHDTHFGRVTPVSPVQHQAAPVSSTTKQEGFAVPAPLDNKGTGSSLNNSLRCRSVSPAVHRQRNLSGSTVYPVSNIPRSNLTPFGSPVTPEVHNVFTNIHADTSANNIAQRSQSVPLTVMMQTAFPSLQKQTNTKKITNVLLNKLDSDSDDAVRGLGMNNMPSNYTARMNLTQILETSTAFPSANPQNMINSSTSVYEFQTPNYLTKNSSTDQISFSSGDNQAQSDIGEQQLDFSSTVKDLLGEDSLPTNQQLVNQVASDLNNVASVFSSDIRLSSDLSGSINDLNTLDTNLLFDPGRQQGQDDDATLEELKNDPLFQQICNESINSMTTSGFEWMESKDHPAVEMLG; this comes from the exons ATGTCATCTAGCCGTGCGCAGcaaatgcatgcattttcttGGATACGGAATACCTTGGAAGAACACCCCGAGACATCCCTTCCCAAACAGGAGGTTTATGATGAATACAA GAGCTATTGTGACAATCTTGGCTACCACCCGTTAAGTGCTGCTGACTTTGGAAAGATCATGAAAAATGTCTTTCCAAATATGAAGGCCCGCCGTCTAGGCACAAGAGGCAAATCAAAATAT TGCTACAGTGGactgaggaagaaagcttttgtgCATATGCCAACACTGCCCAACCTTGACTTTCATAAAACTGGAGATGGG ttGGATGGGACAGAACCATCTGGGCAGCTACAAAGTGCTGACGAGGAAGTTGTCTCCGCAGCCTGCCGGCTTGTTTGTGAATGGGCGCAGAAAGTGCTAAGCCAGCCTTTTGATACAGTCTTGGAATTGGCTCGTTTTCTTGTAAAAAGTCACTATATCGGTACCAAGTCAATGGCAGCTTTAACAGTAATGGCAGGGGCACCAGCAG GAATAAAAGGGATCCCCCAGCCCTCAGCTTTTATACCTACTGCTGAAAGTAATTCCTTTCAACCACAAGTGAAAACTCTGTCATCTCCTGTTGATgccaagcagcagctgcagcgtAAGATccagaagaagcagcaagaacAGAAACTGCAGTCTCCTTTGCCAGGAGAGTCTCCAGCGAAGAAAACAGAAGGCACCACAGCCAACGGCGTGGCTAGTATATCTAATGGAAGTCCTGCAATTCTGTCTCCTCAGCCCATTGGTATTGTTGTGGCAGCTGTCCCCAGCCCGATACCG GTGCCAAGGACCAGGCAGTTGGTGACATCTCCAAGTCCTATGGGATCATCTGATAGCAAGGTCCTGCCGCTTAATGTTCAGGTGGTCACTCAGCACATGCAGTCAGTCAAACAGTCACCAAAGACTCCCCAGAACGTTCCAGCCAGCCCGGTTGGTGATCGCTCTGCCCGGCATCGCTACCCACAGATCTTACCGAAGCCAGCAAATACCAGTGCTCTCACCATCCGCTCTCCCACAACGGTGCTCTTCACCAGTAGCCCAATCAAGACTGTTGTGCCAGCTCCACATGTGAATTCCTTAAATGTGGTAAAAATGACAGCAATATCTCTCGCTCCAAGCAGCGGTAGTGTGCCCGTCAAACAGACGCCTTCTGTTAACAGCAGCGCAGGAGCGGCAGAAGAAGTGAGGACTGCTCCTCAGATCAAAAATGGATCTGTTGTTTCACTTCAGTCTCCGGGTTCCAAGCCTAGCACTGTTGTAGCTACACCTGCAGTCGAGATCAAACTGGAACCAGAAGCGTTGCTCGATGAGAACCCTGTGCAGGGCCAAGAGAGCTCTGAGGTGTCTAAATCCATAAAGGGAGCCcctagcctgcctgctgctcaACAAATTAATTTTGAGGTTGCAACCTTGAAAGTTTCAGCTGATGGTGTTGTGGAGGCAAAAACAGCTAAGGGCTGTGATCAGGGAGCTGAAGAAGCAAGGACCAAATACAAGACACAGTCTGATGAGATCACACCAGTTTCTTCAGCAGGCAATAATCAAAGCACTCTAAAGCTGTCAGTTGCCAGTCAAAACTTGTCCAGCACCAGCATCGGTTCACCTCCTACTGGTGACTCTACAATTAAAGACAAAACGTGCACTAAAAGTCCAAGAAAGCGACAACCTTCTACACTTCAGGATTCCCAGGTGCCACCTGTAAAGAAACCACTGGTGGGGCAGCTTTCAGCTGGTAATGCTCTGGAGGGTCAAAAAGCCAACAGTGTTAAGAAAGCTCCGAAGGTTGTATCATTAGCAAACAGTGACAATACCGCAGCACTTGCTCAAGTTCCCAGCAAGGTAAATTCTGCAGCTTCAGCAAACTTAGTGACAGACTGTTCTTTGAATACCAATGTAAATACCAGTGATTCTGCTTTAGGACAGCAGcttgcggcagcagcagcagcatctccagatATAAAAGTAAAATTGGAAGGAAACATGTTTATCACAGAAAATGATTCAAAATCTGATGGCAGCTTTAACCCAAATACATGGCACCATATCACCAAAACTTCTGACTTTGCATCTGTGAATTGTGAACAGCAGCAAGATATCAGTGTTATGACTATTGCAGCACACTCTGGCTCTAGTGACTTACCAGAGTCAGCCTGGGAGCCAGTGCACTGCGAAGGTATACAGCAGGATGTGTACAACCAGCAGTTACAGAACCAGATCCAGGACTCCTCCTTGGGTCAAATGCAAGCACAGTCTTCAAATCAGTTACCTCTGCAGTCTGAGCTGAAAGAGTTTGAACATACAGTCCCTCAGTCAAACGAAAACTTCTTTTCGTTTGATGATGACCTCACCCAGGACAGCATTGTGGAGGAACTGGTGCTAATGGAGGAGCAGATGTCAATGAATAATTCTCATCCTTACAGTGGTTGTCTAGGAATGGCACTTCAGAGTCAGACGGCAGCTCAAGGAGCTCCCGTATCATCTCATCCAGGCAGTGCGCACTTCTACCATTCGATCCATAACAACAGCACTCCGATTCacactcccacccccaccccgacGCCCACCCCCACGCCCACCCCGACTCCAACACCCACTTCCGAAATGATCGCTGGGTCTCAGAACGTGTCACGAGAGAGCCCTTGTTCCAGGCTGGCTCAGACGACTCCCGTAGACAGCGCTCTCGGAAGCAGCCGTCATACGCCCATCGGCACGCCGCATTCGAACTGCAGCAGCAGCGTCCCTCCGAGTCCTGTGGAGTGCCGAAATCCGTTTGCATTTACTCCCATAAGCTCCAGCATGGCTTACCATGACGCCAGCATTGTCTCAAGTAGCCCTGTGAAGCCAATGCAGCGGCCTATGGCTACTCACCCTGACAAAACCAAGCTTGAGTGGATGAATAACGGGTACGGTGGCGTTAGTAACTCATCGGTTGCAAGCCATGGCATTCTCACGAGCTATCAGGAGCTAGTGGAAGACCGCTTCAGGAAACCTCATGCTTTTGCAGTTCCTGGCCAGTCATACCAGTCTCAGCCACGGCACCACGATACTCACTTTGGTCGCGTGACTCCTGTCTCACCTGTGCAGCACCAGGCAGCCCCTGTTAGTAGCACCACCAAGCAAGAGGGCTTTGCTGTTCCTGCCCCTCTGGACAACAAAGGAACTGGATCCTCTCTCAACAACAGCCTGAGATGCCGGAGTGTGAGCCCCGCTGTCCATCGCCAGCGTAACCTCAGTGGCAGCACCGTCTACCCTGTTTCAAATATACCACGCTCTAACTTGACGCCTTTTGGAAGTCCAGTGACTCCTGAAGTTCACAATGTATTTACTAATATCCATGCAGACACCAGTGCCAATAACATAGCGCAAAGAAGCCAGTCAGTCCCATTGACTGTGATGATGCAGACGGCCTTTCCATctcttcagaaacaaacaaacactaaAAAGATAACCAACGTGTTGTTAAACAAACTTGATTCTGATAGTGATGATGCAGTGAGAGGTTTGGGAATGAACAACATGCCCTCAAATTACACAGCCAGGATGAATCTCACTCAGATTTTAGAAACATCCACTGCTTTTCCTAGTGCCAACCCACAAAATATGATCAATTCCAGCACTTCAGTTTATGAATTCCAAACACCAAATTACCTCACGAAAAACAGCAGCACCGATCAGATCAGTTTTTCTTCTGGAGATAACCAAGCACAATCAGACATCGGAGAGCAGCAATTAGATTTTAGCAGCACTGTAAAAGACCTTTTAGGGGAGGACAGTCTGCCAACCAACCAGCAGCTGGTGAATCAGGTGGCATCAGATCTCAATAACGTTGCATCTGTCTTTTCCAGCGACATCAGGTTGTCTTCCGACCTCTCAGGCAGCATTAATGATCTGAACACTTTAGATACAAATCTACTGTTTGATCCAGGTCGTCAGCAGGGACAAGACGATGATGCTACACTGGAGGAATTAAAAAATGACCCCTTGTTTCAACAAATCTGCAATGAATCCATTAACTCAATGACTACATCCGGTTTTGAGTGGATGGAGAGTAAGGATCATCCTGCTGTTGAAATGTTGggttaa
- the RFX7 gene encoding DNA-binding protein RFX7 isoform X2, translating to MIFHKTVQSKVDCILQEVEKFTDLEKLYLYLQLPSGPNNGDKSDQISMSSSRAQQMHAFSWIRNTLEEHPETSLPKQEVYDEYKSYCDNLGYHPLSAADFGKIMKNVFPNMKARRLGTRGKSKYCYSGLRKKAFVHMPTLPNLDFHKTGDGLDGTEPSGQLQSADEEVVSAACRLVCEWAQKVLSQPFDTVLELARFLVKSHYIGTKSMAALTVMAGAPAGIKGIPQPSAFIPTAESNSFQPQVKTLSSPVDAKQQLQRKIQKKQQEQKLQSPLPGESPAKKTEGTTANGVASISNGSPAILSPQPIGIVVAAVPSPIPVPRTRQLVTSPSPMGSSDSKVLPLNVQVVTQHMQSVKQSPKTPQNVPASPVGDRSARHRYPQILPKPANTSALTIRSPTTVLFTSSPIKTVVPAPHVNSLNVVKMTAISLAPSSGSVPVKQTPSVNSSAGAAEEVRTAPQIKNGSVVSLQSPGSKPSTVVATPAVEIKLEPEALLDENPVQGQESSEVSKSIKGAPSLPAAQQINFEVATLKVSADGVVEAKTAKGCDQGAEEARTKYKTQSDEITPVSSAGNNQSTLKLSVASQNLSSTSIGSPPTGDSTIKDKTCTKSPRKRQPSTLQDSQVPPVKKPLVGQLSAGNALEGQKANSVKKAPKVVSLANSDNTAALAQVPSKVNSAASANLVTDCSLNTNVNTSDSALGQQLAAAAAASPDIKVKLEGNMFITENDSKSDGSFNPNTWHHITKTSDFASVNCEQQQDISVMTIAAHSGSSDLPESAWEPVHCEGIQQDVYNQQLQNQIQDSSLGQMQAQSSNQLPLQSELKEFEHTVPQSNENFFSFDDDLTQDSIVEELVLMEEQMSMNNSHPYSGCLGMALQSQTAAQGAPVSSHPGSAHFYHSIHNNSTPIHTPTPTPTPTPTPTPTPTPTSEMIAGSQNVSRESPCSRLAQTTPVDSALGSSRHTPIGTPHSNCSSSVPPSPVECRNPFAFTPISSSMAYHDASIVSSSPVKPMQRPMATHPDKTKLEWMNNGYGGVSNSSVASHGILTSYQELVEDRFRKPHAFAVPGQSYQSQPRHHDTHFGRVTPVSPVQHQAAPVSSTTKQEGFAVPAPLDNKGTGSSLNNSLRCRSVSPAVHRQRNLSGSTVYPVSNIPRSNLTPFGSPVTPEVHNVFTNIHADTSANNIAQRSQSVPLTVMMQTAFPSLQKQTNTKKITNVLLNKLDSDSDDAVRGLGMNNMPSNYTARMNLTQILETSTAFPSANPQNMINSSTSVYEFQTPNYLTKNSSTDQISFSSGDNQAQSDIGEQQLDFSSTVKDLLGEDSLPTNQQLVNQVASDLNNVASVFSSDIRLSSDLSGSINDLNTLDTNLLFDPGRQQGQDDDATLEELKNDPLFQQICNESINSMTTSGFEWMESKDHPAVEMLG from the exons CAAGAAGTTGAGAAGTTTACAGACCTAGAGAAACTCTACCTCTACCTTCAGCTGCCTTCGGGTCCCAACAATGGAGACAAAAG TGATCAGATCTCCATGTCATCTAGCCGTGCGCAGcaaatgcatgcattttcttGGATACGGAATACCTTGGAAGAACACCCCGAGACATCCCTTCCCAAACAGGAGGTTTATGATGAATACAA GAGCTATTGTGACAATCTTGGCTACCACCCGTTAAGTGCTGCTGACTTTGGAAAGATCATGAAAAATGTCTTTCCAAATATGAAGGCCCGCCGTCTAGGCACAAGAGGCAAATCAAAATAT TGCTACAGTGGactgaggaagaaagcttttgtgCATATGCCAACACTGCCCAACCTTGACTTTCATAAAACTGGAGATGGG ttGGATGGGACAGAACCATCTGGGCAGCTACAAAGTGCTGACGAGGAAGTTGTCTCCGCAGCCTGCCGGCTTGTTTGTGAATGGGCGCAGAAAGTGCTAAGCCAGCCTTTTGATACAGTCTTGGAATTGGCTCGTTTTCTTGTAAAAAGTCACTATATCGGTACCAAGTCAATGGCAGCTTTAACAGTAATGGCAGGGGCACCAGCAG GAATAAAAGGGATCCCCCAGCCCTCAGCTTTTATACCTACTGCTGAAAGTAATTCCTTTCAACCACAAGTGAAAACTCTGTCATCTCCTGTTGATgccaagcagcagctgcagcgtAAGATccagaagaagcagcaagaacAGAAACTGCAGTCTCCTTTGCCAGGAGAGTCTCCAGCGAAGAAAACAGAAGGCACCACAGCCAACGGCGTGGCTAGTATATCTAATGGAAGTCCTGCAATTCTGTCTCCTCAGCCCATTGGTATTGTTGTGGCAGCTGTCCCCAGCCCGATACCG GTGCCAAGGACCAGGCAGTTGGTGACATCTCCAAGTCCTATGGGATCATCTGATAGCAAGGTCCTGCCGCTTAATGTTCAGGTGGTCACTCAGCACATGCAGTCAGTCAAACAGTCACCAAAGACTCCCCAGAACGTTCCAGCCAGCCCGGTTGGTGATCGCTCTGCCCGGCATCGCTACCCACAGATCTTACCGAAGCCAGCAAATACCAGTGCTCTCACCATCCGCTCTCCCACAACGGTGCTCTTCACCAGTAGCCCAATCAAGACTGTTGTGCCAGCTCCACATGTGAATTCCTTAAATGTGGTAAAAATGACAGCAATATCTCTCGCTCCAAGCAGCGGTAGTGTGCCCGTCAAACAGACGCCTTCTGTTAACAGCAGCGCAGGAGCGGCAGAAGAAGTGAGGACTGCTCCTCAGATCAAAAATGGATCTGTTGTTTCACTTCAGTCTCCGGGTTCCAAGCCTAGCACTGTTGTAGCTACACCTGCAGTCGAGATCAAACTGGAACCAGAAGCGTTGCTCGATGAGAACCCTGTGCAGGGCCAAGAGAGCTCTGAGGTGTCTAAATCCATAAAGGGAGCCcctagcctgcctgctgctcaACAAATTAATTTTGAGGTTGCAACCTTGAAAGTTTCAGCTGATGGTGTTGTGGAGGCAAAAACAGCTAAGGGCTGTGATCAGGGAGCTGAAGAAGCAAGGACCAAATACAAGACACAGTCTGATGAGATCACACCAGTTTCTTCAGCAGGCAATAATCAAAGCACTCTAAAGCTGTCAGTTGCCAGTCAAAACTTGTCCAGCACCAGCATCGGTTCACCTCCTACTGGTGACTCTACAATTAAAGACAAAACGTGCACTAAAAGTCCAAGAAAGCGACAACCTTCTACACTTCAGGATTCCCAGGTGCCACCTGTAAAGAAACCACTGGTGGGGCAGCTTTCAGCTGGTAATGCTCTGGAGGGTCAAAAAGCCAACAGTGTTAAGAAAGCTCCGAAGGTTGTATCATTAGCAAACAGTGACAATACCGCAGCACTTGCTCAAGTTCCCAGCAAGGTAAATTCTGCAGCTTCAGCAAACTTAGTGACAGACTGTTCTTTGAATACCAATGTAAATACCAGTGATTCTGCTTTAGGACAGCAGcttgcggcagcagcagcagcatctccagatATAAAAGTAAAATTGGAAGGAAACATGTTTATCACAGAAAATGATTCAAAATCTGATGGCAGCTTTAACCCAAATACATGGCACCATATCACCAAAACTTCTGACTTTGCATCTGTGAATTGTGAACAGCAGCAAGATATCAGTGTTATGACTATTGCAGCACACTCTGGCTCTAGTGACTTACCAGAGTCAGCCTGGGAGCCAGTGCACTGCGAAGGTATACAGCAGGATGTGTACAACCAGCAGTTACAGAACCAGATCCAGGACTCCTCCTTGGGTCAAATGCAAGCACAGTCTTCAAATCAGTTACCTCTGCAGTCTGAGCTGAAAGAGTTTGAACATACAGTCCCTCAGTCAAACGAAAACTTCTTTTCGTTTGATGATGACCTCACCCAGGACAGCATTGTGGAGGAACTGGTGCTAATGGAGGAGCAGATGTCAATGAATAATTCTCATCCTTACAGTGGTTGTCTAGGAATGGCACTTCAGAGTCAGACGGCAGCTCAAGGAGCTCCCGTATCATCTCATCCAGGCAGTGCGCACTTCTACCATTCGATCCATAACAACAGCACTCCGATTCacactcccacccccaccccgacGCCCACCCCCACGCCCACCCCGACTCCAACACCCACTTCCGAAATGATCGCTGGGTCTCAGAACGTGTCACGAGAGAGCCCTTGTTCCAGGCTGGCTCAGACGACTCCCGTAGACAGCGCTCTCGGAAGCAGCCGTCATACGCCCATCGGCACGCCGCATTCGAACTGCAGCAGCAGCGTCCCTCCGAGTCCTGTGGAGTGCCGAAATCCGTTTGCATTTACTCCCATAAGCTCCAGCATGGCTTACCATGACGCCAGCATTGTCTCAAGTAGCCCTGTGAAGCCAATGCAGCGGCCTATGGCTACTCACCCTGACAAAACCAAGCTTGAGTGGATGAATAACGGGTACGGTGGCGTTAGTAACTCATCGGTTGCAAGCCATGGCATTCTCACGAGCTATCAGGAGCTAGTGGAAGACCGCTTCAGGAAACCTCATGCTTTTGCAGTTCCTGGCCAGTCATACCAGTCTCAGCCACGGCACCACGATACTCACTTTGGTCGCGTGACTCCTGTCTCACCTGTGCAGCACCAGGCAGCCCCTGTTAGTAGCACCACCAAGCAAGAGGGCTTTGCTGTTCCTGCCCCTCTGGACAACAAAGGAACTGGATCCTCTCTCAACAACAGCCTGAGATGCCGGAGTGTGAGCCCCGCTGTCCATCGCCAGCGTAACCTCAGTGGCAGCACCGTCTACCCTGTTTCAAATATACCACGCTCTAACTTGACGCCTTTTGGAAGTCCAGTGACTCCTGAAGTTCACAATGTATTTACTAATATCCATGCAGACACCAGTGCCAATAACATAGCGCAAAGAAGCCAGTCAGTCCCATTGACTGTGATGATGCAGACGGCCTTTCCATctcttcagaaacaaacaaacactaaAAAGATAACCAACGTGTTGTTAAACAAACTTGATTCTGATAGTGATGATGCAGTGAGAGGTTTGGGAATGAACAACATGCCCTCAAATTACACAGCCAGGATGAATCTCACTCAGATTTTAGAAACATCCACTGCTTTTCCTAGTGCCAACCCACAAAATATGATCAATTCCAGCACTTCAGTTTATGAATTCCAAACACCAAATTACCTCACGAAAAACAGCAGCACCGATCAGATCAGTTTTTCTTCTGGAGATAACCAAGCACAATCAGACATCGGAGAGCAGCAATTAGATTTTAGCAGCACTGTAAAAGACCTTTTAGGGGAGGACAGTCTGCCAACCAACCAGCAGCTGGTGAATCAGGTGGCATCAGATCTCAATAACGTTGCATCTGTCTTTTCCAGCGACATCAGGTTGTCTTCCGACCTCTCAGGCAGCATTAATGATCTGAACACTTTAGATACAAATCTACTGTTTGATCCAGGTCGTCAGCAGGGACAAGACGATGATGCTACACTGGAGGAATTAAAAAATGACCCCTTGTTTCAACAAATCTGCAATGAATCCATTAACTCAATGACTACATCCGGTTTTGAGTGGATGGAGAGTAAGGATCATCCTGCTGTTGAAATGTTGggttaa